Below is a genomic region from Candidatus Dormiibacterota bacterium.
ATCGAATGGGGATCGGCCCATGGCCATAGCGACGGCCCGGTGCGCGCGCGGATACCCCAGCGCTCGCCCGACGTCGGCATACGAGATCGTTTCGCCGAACGGCAGTTGCGCGACGAAACGCCAGATCGCCACTTGCATCGGCGTGCCCGCCAGGGCGAGCGGCACGTCGAAGCGATCGAGCCGCCGGGAGAAATAGGCGTTTACTTGTAGGCGCACCTGCGCCAATAGCGGATGCGGCGCGGGCTCGCTCTTCGCGCGAGTTCGGGCGACAAAATCGCTCGCGGTGATCGCGTCTCCATCGGTCGCGACCAGCAAGTCGATCCCCAGCGGCGTGCGGATGCGCGTGCGCAAAGCAGGGATCGCTTCTCCGTTGCGAACAAGCAGACGTGATGATCGTTGCACGTTACCGTTCATTCATCGTTCGCGGTTGGAGCCTTTCTTCGACGCCGGTCCAGGCACCGTAATGCGTGGAAAGACGCTCTTTATCAGCGGTGCGAGCCGCGGCATCGGCTTGGCGATCGCCCTGCGGGCCGCTCGCGACGGCGCTAATGTCGCCATCGTCGCAAAAACGACGCAGGCGCATCCGAAGCTCCCGGGCACGATCTTCACCGCGGCAGCGGAGATCGAGGCTGCGGGCGGCCGAGCGCTCCCGATCCAGTGCGACATTCGCAGCGAAGAACAAGTCGAGGCTGCGGTCGCTAAAACGGTCGAGAGGTTCGGCGGGATCGATGCATGCATCAACAATGCGAGCGCCATCGCGCTGACCGGGACGCTGCAAACGGATATGAAACGCTACGACCTGATGCACAGCATCAACACGCGTGGCACGTTTCTCTGCTCCAAGGCGACGATTCCGCACCTGTTGAACGCCTCGAATCCGCACATCCTCAACATGGCGCCGCCGCTGGACATGCACCCGCGCTGGTTTGCGGGACACGTCGCCTACACGATGGCAAAATACGGCATGTCGATGTGTACCCTCGGGATGGCGGCCGAATTCAAGAGCAAAGGCATCGCGGTGAACTCGCTCTGGCCGTTGACCGCGATCGATACCGCCGCCGTGCGGAACGTACTCGGTGGCGACGGTATGGCCAAGCTCTCACGCAAGCCCGAAATCGTCGCCGACGCCGCGATAGCGATTCTCGGCCGGCCGGCCGCGGATTGTACCGGCAATTTCTTCATCGACGAAGAAGTGCTTCGCGCCGAGGGCATCACCGATTTCGCGCCCTATGCAAACGACCCGTCCTCGCCGCTCGTCCCCGATTTCTTTGTGCCCGACGAAGTCCTTGCGCGCTCGTCGACGCCGCTCCAACGATTGCCGTGGTCATGAACGAACAGATTCTCTATGCCAAAACGGGTGCGGTTGCGACGATTCGCTTGAATCGCCCCGAAAAGAAAAACGCCCTCACCACCGCGATGTATGCGACGTTATCCGAAGCGATCGCCGACGCCGCGCGCGATGCGGACGTACGCGCGATCGCGCTGCTCGGCGGCAACGATTTCACCGCCGGCAACGACATCGCGGATTTCGTCGCGAGCGGCGGAATGGGCGACGACCCTCCGCCGGTGCGCTTCCTGCGCGCGCTCGGCGACTGCCCGAAACCGATTATCGCGGGCGTACGGGGCGCCGCGATCGGGATCGGCACGACCATGTTGATGCATTGCGATGCGGTCGTCTTAGGCGATTCTGTGAAGATGGCGATGCCGTTCACCAAACTCGGCCTCGTGCCCGAGGGCGGCTCGAGCGTGTTGCTGCCGTTGATTGCGGGACGCTTGCGGGCATGGTGGCTGCTGCTCTCGAGCGAAACGTTCGGCGCCGACGAAGCGATGCGCGTTGGGCTCGCGACGCGCGTGGTTGCCGACGAAGAGACCGACGCGACGGCCCTCTCGATGTGCGAACAATTAGCGAAGCTCCCGCCGAAGGCGGTTGCCAATGCAAAACGCATGCTCAAGGAACCGTTTGCCGAGCTGGTTCGCACGACGATGGACGAGGAGTTTCGCGCTTTTGCCGAGGCTTTGCGCGGCGATGAGGCTCGGGCCGCGCTGACGAGCTTTCTGCAACGGTAGTGCCCATACGGCGTATAGCGCGCGCGGCCTACCGTCGCGCGCCATGGAAAAACGGCTACGGTACCACCTTGGATATCGCGATCGCTCCGGGAAGCGAGCCTGCGTGGCGTGTCTCGCTCGCGAGCATCGAACGGGCCGGCCCGTTTTCGGATTTTACGGGATACGATCGTACGATCGTCGTCGTCAGCGGGAACGGGTGCGTGCTGCGATTCGACGACGACGAAGCCGTAACGCTCGAGGCTTTACGGCCCTACGCGTTCCGCGGAGAGCGGGCGGTTTCGGCCGACCTCCAAGACGGACCGGTCGAGGCGTTGAACGTGATGTCCAAGCGTATCGAGTGCGCGCACCGGGTCGGCCTCCATCGTCCCGGCGCACCGTTGCTGCGATCGCACGGAGCGCTGGTGTCGCTGCTCTACGTGCTCGATTCTGATGAGGCGGGAGATACCGTCATCGATCCATCCGATTCCGCCGATCTTGCTCGATATGGTATCGATATCGTCGTGGACCGGCTAGCGGAACCCCTCGCGTAGCCTAACTTGCATGGGCCTCGAACTCCAGCAACTCCGAGAGTTCGATTGCCGGCGAGAACAAGAACCCTTGCGCATACGACACGCCGAGCGATCGCAGGACGTTGAATTGCTCGATCGTTTCGACGCCCTCCGCGACCGTGTAAAACCCCAGCGTTTTTGCCAGCGCGACGATGCTGCGAACGATGGCCACCGCTTGCCGGTCGGTCGCGAGCGGATCGACGAACGAGCGGTCGATTTTGAGCCCGGCGATCGGCAATCGATGGAGGTACGCGAGCGACGAGTGGCCGGCTCCAAAATCGTCGACGATGATCTTGATGCCGTTGCGATGCAGTTGATCGAGTGCGGCGTGGGCCTGATAGGCGTCGGTCATCACCGCGGTTTCCGTAATCTCGAGCCGAATAAGATCGGTTGAAACGGCATGGATTCGGAGCGCGTCGGCAACCTGGCTCGCGAGTTTCGTGGTGGTCAGTTGCGTCGCCGAAACATTGATCGCAATCGTCGTATTTGGGAAGCGCCTAAAGAGTGCGGCCGAGTCTCGGCAGACGCTATCGAGGATCGAGGCATCGATCGCCGAGATCAATCCATGCGATTCGGCGTAACCGATGAAATCCGCAGCTTGCAAAACGCCGTGGCCGGGCCGATTCCAGCGCGCGAGCGCTTCGAACGAAACGATGGCGCGCGATTCGACATCGACGATGGGTTGGTAGTACGCGACGAACTCGTCGTGCTCGATCGCGTGGTGCAGATCGTTTTCCAACGCGGACTCCGCGGCCACGCGCTCTCGCATTTCCGTATCGAAGATGGCGTATCTCGCTCGGCCCGTTCGCTTGGCATGATACATCGCGATGTCGGCATCGCGCAGGAGTTCTTCCGGCCGGCTATAGCTCGCATCGACCAGGACGACGCCGATCGACGCCGTCGTATAGACAGCGCGGCCGGTCACCACCATCGGCTCCCGCAGGCACGCAAGGATGTGTTCGGCAACGGCGGGTGCACCCGCAGTATCGGTAGAGAGGAGTATGACGAATTCATCGCCCCCGAGCCGCGAGAGCGATGCTTGTGCGGGAAGCGCCTCGCGTAAGCGGACTGCAATGAGCTTGAGGAGCGTGTCGCCGGCTAAGTGCCCCAG
It encodes:
- a CDS encoding methylated-DNA--[protein]-cysteine S-methyltransferase, which translates into the protein MQRSSRLLVRNGEAIPALRTRIRTPLGIDLLVATDGDAITASDFVARTRAKSEPAPHPLLAQVRLQVNAYFSRRLDRFDVPLALAGTPMQVAIWRFVAQLPFGETISYADVGRALGYPRAHRAVAMAMGRSPFDLFIPAHRVVGADGRIKGAGVGSTRRALLHFEGLFRAVADDAIRSSGRSPRSGRPPRPSR
- a CDS encoding NAD(P)-dependent oxidoreductase, whose protein sequence is MRGKTLFISGASRGIGLAIALRAARDGANVAIVAKTTQAHPKLPGTIFTAAAEIEAAGGRALPIQCDIRSEEQVEAAVAKTVERFGGIDACINNASAIALTGTLQTDMKRYDLMHSINTRGTFLCSKATIPHLLNASNPHILNMAPPLDMHPRWFAGHVAYTMAKYGMSMCTLGMAAEFKSKGIAVNSLWPLTAIDTAAVRNVLGGDGMAKLSRKPEIVADAAIAILGRPAADCTGNFFIDEEVLRAEGITDFAPYANDPSSPLVPDFFVPDEVLARSSTPLQRLPWS
- a CDS encoding enoyl-CoA hydratase-related protein; this translates as MNEQILYAKTGAVATIRLNRPEKKNALTTAMYATLSEAIADAARDADVRAIALLGGNDFTAGNDIADFVASGGMGDDPPPVRFLRALGDCPKPIIAGVRGAAIGIGTTMLMHCDAVVLGDSVKMAMPFTKLGLVPEGGSSVLLPLIAGRLRAWWLLLSSETFGADEAMRVGLATRVVADEETDATALSMCEQLAKLPPKAVANAKRMLKEPFAELVRTTMDEEFRAFAEALRGDEARAALTSFLQR
- a CDS encoding HutD family protein; protein product: MPIRRIARAAYRRAPWKNGYGTTLDIAIAPGSEPAWRVSLASIERAGPFSDFTGYDRTIVVVSGNGCVLRFDDDEAVTLEALRPYAFRGERAVSADLQDGPVEALNVMSKRIECAHRVGLHRPGAPLLRSHGALVSLLYVLDSDEAGDTVIDPSDSADLARYGIDIVVDRLAEPLA